The following coding sequences lie in one Drosophila bipectinata strain 14024-0381.07 chromosome XR, DbipHiC1v2, whole genome shotgun sequence genomic window:
- the htk gene encoding mucin-19 isoform X2 encodes MQVERYRLLNSHNKNIYNVIYNETNGLKITSSCSNMILVPGAPSASTGSATSQPTSTKKEKHQRTKQADKDKDKDKEKDKDKDKDKDKEKDKEEKQASGSGKRKKEKISVEKIDTGDFVVGIGDKLKVNYHEKKSPSSHGSTYEAKVIEISVQRGVPMYLVHYTGWNNRYDEWVPRERIAENLTKGSKQKTRTVSTSSANSGSGGGGGSGGGSGGGGGGGSSGNGGGGSGTGSHSGQQPPGPGDKHLGGKDGSSKIPPSPGVSASGGGASGTGAPNMGGVISMPNSISGGALKTPHSTSSGTSSTASGAKRGRGRSDSMPPRSTTPSSVVSGASRTKSPAASQQHLQQQKKRPTRVPPGAANPRRPSDASMATESDSDSDEPVRRPKRQSAKEKPTAGSKAQAAQSSGKAGRMTTVTAPPPNASDDSDADEEEDTAGASGPTPEPAKQPRGSRAGGNRAMSSGAASTKGRDYDLSEIRSELKGFQPQLLTGEERKDVVVKSEPSTDPGQATVKKEPKVESSAKSSSTELSSETESYLDDDSQSSDYRKQPKTGAKKEPPRKLSHHSEQQVSKREDQPHPGIKAEPKVEPKQEAEETTKPGKPFLSGPDIKPTTSSLIAPARFGTNLGAGGSGTSGSNSGAGPSVSAKYTSVIVEKPLTVGGKKSGEQHSAKKAELLKKPAGAGASAAALEAKKFAEPVASLKVELPAACSPSSSSSSSSSFCSSASGGSSSSATRSLPDMSKLEISSGTAAASAGAPPGAPSQPPNPPASSSKETKYSSSAATTSAGSSGLGMSKSLSSDVYEFKDTEPFEFEKRISPMAGATGGAGSVLMPTGPVVAPSVFTTIMTTAPVVVGGGPARKQALKSIQQSQEPHQLPPAAGYSGLSGGQAPSKAKKRGSPLKEPPPGLEKPKIYKLDKEQVQQPQPQQQQQSPPNLKVNQPAGQVGTQIKIHTTPPGIGGGGGGIPSASSPAQLAPPHHATPFDALRKSPSFNLNILALNEELAQTVQETTRALTDALQPPGPPPPATPQASGSSNVPPMSPVAPPVIPTPLATSSGPTCPSTPPAGGATVAPKLSTPPNPVKPAPAPHIVGSPFVETRNVFELSTSNEGSGYSSGEGSKDNKLEQLENVKILLAGATAVFGLDAGKQKTTSIADKVLKAISQKKEEVEQNKSKPPVAVPVPVVELPAKITAAAGGTAAGGTGTVGAAGLPAGGSDGQSAPPTAAVVVPWETMMLPLKIQTAGPLLGEIYRPGPATSSPETKSILESSLPAKNSELSETIQKLECAIQQRKTPVGGALSLASSTAGTPPAAHTPNSTVTAGAGGFSDESMDSTDSEQRLVIEDVIAEEQTTTTTTGEQKSPGSGQEDGLNVSTLTAETEATSSSDPAPVKLDVGGKAQPGIQAPIPVKLTESSFAGKLTAVTQQPPPLAKLQAAEAEGKAKGSLSSFGIPIVLPEIPASVVVLTPALMVASAAAAETSEAVMPAEMATVMRHSPGSPAQALASPKGFQPSPKLAESAAGGLLLKTYSTPMGTSLVAGVSGVPTGAPAAAANFQQDAPAPAEIPTSYIADQDAGETSSTSSPVVARPFVMHAVGKEIFGNVVAPAASSPLIGDPHNESINLLCEETIPGSPAPLYGGKDDQLTNPALAGLSGIGPLPPDTPPPGAVPALQQQIQIQTTHPQQPGAANDSGRAAESEVIPSAVTSSPDSASQDESGEETKKHTEMEHDLEAGGLGVLNKRKRTRKQVPLSQAVAAQLQSLSKRRRQVSGMRNLKTTTAAAGSDTDDNSDNLAPSSGQTQQRQSARQQLMPQANPLQQQQQQAQAQHLAQQQAALQASLATSQSGVRPCPYNFLVELDPALSSDECITILRKQIQDLRKAYNTIKAELTVIDRRRKKLRRREREKKQHQLQSQQQGKICA; translated from the exons CGAGAAGAAGTCTCCCAGCTCCCATGGCAGCACCTACGAGGCGAAGGTCATCGAGATCAGTGTCCAGCGCGGCGTCCCCATGTACCTGGTCCACTACACCGGCTGGAACAATCGGTACGACGAGTGGGTGCCCCGCGAGCGCATCGCCGAGAATCTCACCAAGGGCTCCAAGCAGAAGACGCGCACAGTGAGCACCTCCTCGGCCAACAGTGGTAGCGGAGGAGGCGGCGGATCCGGTGGCGGTtctggaggaggaggcggcggcggTTCTAGTGGCAACGGAGGAGGAGGCAGCGGCACTGGCTCGCATTCGGGGCAACAGCCGCCGGGACCTGGGGACAAACACCTGGGAGGGAAGGATGGCAGTTCAAAGATTCCACCATCACCTGGAGTTTCCGCCTCTGGTGGAGGCGCCAGCGGAACAGGAGCACCCAATATGGGCGGAGTCATCTCCATGCCCAACTCGATCTCCGGCGGAGCTCTGAAAACGCCGCACAGTACCAGTTCCGGCACTAGCAGCACCGCCAGCGGAGCCAAGCGGGGCCGCGGACGCAGTGACTCTATGCCGCCGCGTTCCACGACCCCGTCCTCGGTGGTCTCCGGTGCCAGTCGCACCAAATCCCCAGCCGCCTCCCAGCAACACCTGCAGCAGCAGAAGAAACGGCCCACCCGCGTCCCTCCGGGTGCGGCGAATCCGCGCAGACCGTCGGACGCGTCCATGGCCACCGAATCGGACTCGGACTCCGATGAGCCGGTGCGGCGTCCCAAGCGGCAGAGTGCCAAGGAGAAGCCCACGGCCGGGAGCAAGGCTCAGGCGGCCCAGTCGTCTGGAAAAGCTGGGCGCATGACGACCGTGACAGCGCCGCCGCCAAATGCCAGCGACGATTCCGACgccgacgaggaggaggacacgGCAGGAGCAAGTGGACCTACGCCAGAGCCGGCCAAGCAACCGCGGGGATCCCGGGCCGGCGGCAACCGTGCTATGAGCAGTGGCGCCGCCTCCACCAAAGGCCGCGACTATGATCTCAGCGAGATTCGCTCGGAACTGAAGGGCTTCCAGCCGCAGCTGCTGACAGGCGAGGAGCGCAAGGACGTGGTGGTGAAGAGCGAACCCAGCACTGACCCTGGACAGGCGACGGTTAAGAAGGAGCCCAAAGTGGAGTCTTCGGCGAAGAGCAGCTCGACCGAACTGTCCTCGGAAACGGAGTCCTATCTGGACGATGACTCGCAGTCCTCCGACTATCGCAAGCAACCCAAGACGGGGGCCAAGAAGGAGCCGCCACGGAAGCTCTCCCACCACTCGGAGCAGCAGGTATCCAAACGGGAGGATCAGCCCCATCCGGGCATCAAAGCGGAGCCCAAAGTGGAACCGAAGCAAGAGGCAGAGGAGACGACCAAGCCGGGGAAGCCCTTCCTGTCCGGTCCGGACATAAAGCCCACCACCTCCAGCCTGATAGCCCCGGCCAGATTCGGAACCAACTTGGGAGCCGGCGGGTCGGGGACCAGTGGCAGCAACAGCGGCGCCGGCCCATCCGTATCGGCCAAGTACACGTCGGTGATAGTGGAGAAGCCGCTGACCGTGGGCGGCAAGAAGTCCGGGGAGCAGCATTCCGCGAAGAAGGCCGAGCTGCTGAAGAAGCCGGCGGGAGCCGGAGCCAGTGCCGCCGCCCTGGAGGCCAAGAAGTTCGCCGAACCGGTGGCCAGTCTAAAGGTGGAGCTGCCGGCGGCCTGCtcgccctcctcctcgtcctcgtcgtccAGCTCGTTCTGCTCGAGCGCCTCCGGCGGCAGTTCCAGCTCGGCCACCCGATCTCTGCCGGACATGAGCAAGCTGGAGATCAGCAGTGGCACGGCCGCTGCTTCAGCAGGTGCTCCGCCCGGCGCACCGTCCCAGCCCCCGAACCCACCGGCCTCCAGCTCCAAGGAGACCAAGTACAGCAGCAGCGCCGCCACCACCTCCGCCGGCTCGTCCGGCCTGGGCATGAGCAAATCGCTCTCGTCGGACGTGTACGAGTTCAAGGACACGGAACCGTTCGAGTTCGAGAAGCGCATCTCGCCCATGGCGGGAGCAACCGGCGGTGCAGGATCGGTGCTCATGCCCACTGGGCCGGTGGTGGCGCCCTCGGTGTTCACCACCATAATGACCACAGCCCCCGTGGTGGTCGGTGGTGGCCCGGCCAGGAAGCAGGCCCTCAAGTCGATTCAACAGAGCCAGGAGCCGCACCAGCTGCCACCCGCCGCCGGATACAGTGGACTCTCCGGCGGCCAGGCCCCCTCGAAGGCCAAGAAACGAGGCTCTCCGCTGAAGGAGCCGCCGCCAGGCCTGGAGAAGCCCAAGATCTACAAGCTggacaaggagcaagtgcagcagccacaaccacagcagcagcagcagtcgccGCCAAATCTGAAGGTAAACCAGCCAGCTGGACAAGTGGGAACCCAAATCAAGATACACACCACGCCGCCGGGAatcggaggaggaggaggaggaatcCCGTCTGCATCTAGTCCCGCCCAACTGGCGCCGCCACATCATGCCACGCCCTTCGATGCCCTCCGCAAGTCGCCCAGCTTTAACCTGAATATCCTGGCCCTGAACGAGGAACTGGCCCAGACAGTCCAGGAAACCACAAGGGCCCTTACGGATGCCCTGCAGCCGCCGGGACCACCGCCACCTGCAACGCCACAAGCCAGTGGCAGCAGCAATGTACCACCGATGTCACCAGTGGCCCCACCAGTGATTCCCACGCCTCTGGCCACGTCCTCCGGTCCGACTTGTCCCAGTACGCCGCCCGCCGGAGGAGCCACTGTCGCACCCAAACTGAGCACACCGCCCAATCCCGTCAAGCCGGCACCCGCACCGCACATCGTGGGCAGTCCCTTCGTCGAGACCCGCAACGTCTTCGAGCTGAGCACCTCGAACGAGGGCAGCGGCTACAGTTCCGGCGAGGGCTCCAAGGACAACAAGCTGGAGCAGCTGGAGAACGTGAAGATCCTGCTGGCGGGAGCGACGGCGGTGTTCGGCCTGGATGCGGGCAAGCAGAAGACCACCTCCATAGCGGACAAGGTGCTGAAGGCGATCAGCCAGAAGAAGGAGGAAGTGGAGCAGAACAAGAGCAAGCCACCAGTGGCAGTGCCGGTGCCGGTGGTGGAGTTGCCGGCGAAGATTACCGCAGCAGCGGGTGGAACAGCGGCAGGAGGCACCGGAACGGTAGGAGCAGCAGGCTTACCAGCTGGAGGATCTGATGGGCAGTCGGCGCCACCGACAGCCGCAGTGGTGGTGCCGTGGGAGACCATGATGCTGCCACTGAAGATCCAGACAGCCGGTCCGCTTCTGGGCGAGATCTACCGACCCGGCCCGGCCACCAGCAGTCCCGAGACCAAGTCCATTCTGGAGTCCTCGCTGCCGGCGAAGAACAGCGAACTGAGTGAGACCATCCAGAAGCTGGAGTGCGCCATACAGCAGCGCAAGACCCCGGTGGGCGGAGCCCTCTCCCTGGCCAGCTCCACGGCGGGCACGCCTCCGGCAGCCCACACCCCCAACTCGACAGTGACTGCCGGCGCCGGGGGCTTCTCGGACGAGTCCATGGACAGCACCGACTCGGAGCAGAGGCTGGTCATAGAGGATGTGATTGCCGAGGAGCAgacaacgacgacgacgaccgGCGAGCAGAAGAGTCCCGGCTCCGGCCAGGAGGACGGCCTCAATGTTTCAACCCTAACGGCGGAGACGGAagccaccagcagcagcgatCCGGCTCCCGTGAAACTGGACGTGGGCGGCAAGGCACAGCCCGGCATTCAGGCTCCCATTCCGGTCAAGCTCACAGAGAGCTCCTTTGCCGGCAAGCTGACGGCGGTGACCCAACAGCCTCCCCCGCTGGCCAAGCTCCAGGCGGCCGAGGCGGAGGGCAAAGCCAAGGGCAGCCTGAGCTCCTTTGGCATACCCATAGTGCTGCCCGAGATTCCCGCCTCCGTGGTGGTGCTCACCCCAGCCCTAATGGTGGCATCcgcggcggcggcagagacCTCCGAGGCAGTCATGCCGGCGGAGATGGCCACCGTGATGCGACACAGTCCCGGATCTCCGGCTCAGGCCTTGGCCTCGCCCAAGGGCTTCCAGCCATCCCCGAAACTGGCCGAGTCCGCAGCGGGCGGCCTGCTCCTGAAAACCTACTCCACTCCCATGGGAACAAGCCTGGTTGCTGGAGTTTCAGGAGTGCCAACCGGAGCACCTGCAGCCGCGGCGAACTTCCAACAAGATGCACCGGCGCCCGCCGAGATCCCCACCAGCTACATAGCCGATCAGGATGCCGGAGAGACGTCCAGCACCAGCTCCCCGGTGGTGGCGCGGCCATTCGTGATGCACGCCGTGGGCAAGGAGATCTTCGGCAATGTGGTGGCGCCGGCGGCCAGTTCGCCGCTCATTGGCGATCCCCATAACGAGTCCATCAACCTGCTCTGCGAGGAGACGATTCCGGGTAGCCCAGCGCCCCTGTACGGCGGCAAGGACGACCAGCTGACCAATCCGGCGCTGGCCGGACTCTCGGGCATAGGACCACTACCGCCAGACACTCCGCCGCCGGGCGCCGTGCCCGCCCTCCAGCAGCAGATCCAGATCCAGACCACCCATCCCCAACAGCCCGGGGCGGCGAATGATTCCGGCCGCGCGGCGGAATCGGAGGTGATTCCCTCGGCTGTCACCAGTTCGCCGGACTCGGCCAGCCAGGACGAGAGCGGGGAGGAGACCAAGAAGCACACGGAAATGGAGCACGACCTGGAGGCGGGAGGACTGGGGGTTCTCAACAAGCGGAAGCGCACCCGCAAACAGGTTCCTCTCAGCCAGGCGGTGGCCGCCCAGCtgcagtcgctgagcaagcgACGCCGCCAAGTGTCCGGCATGCGCAACCTGAAGACCACCACGGCCGCAG CTGGCTCGGATACGGATGACAATTCGGACAACCTGGCGCCCAGCTCCGGGCAGACGCAGCAGCGGCAGAGTGCCCGCCAGCAGCTGATGCCGCAGGCCAATCccctgcagcagcaacagcagcaggcccAGGCCCAGCACCTGGCTCAGCAGCAGGCGGCGCTGCAGGCCTCACTGGCTACCAGCCAGTCGGGAGTGCGTCCTTGTCCCTACAACTTCCTCGTGGAGCTAG ATCCCGCCCTTAGCTCCGACGAGTGCATCACCATTCTGCGCAAGCAGATCCAGGACCTGCGGAAGGCCTACAACACCATCAAGGCGGAGCTCACCGTCATCGATCGGCGGCGGAAGAAGCTGCGTCGGCGGGAGCGGGAAAAGAAGCAGCATCAGTTGCAGAGCCAGCAGCAGGGCAAGATCTGTGCCTAA